One window of the Amycolatopsis mediterranei genome contains the following:
- a CDS encoding PaaX family transcriptional regulator C-terminal domain-containing protein: MLRDGQRKLDGDVVDRHWDGRWTLLTFSVPETRRADRYALRTRLGWFGFGPLRSGLWVSASAADIAPALAELDLLDHAEVFRAEPFMWTDPARIAREAWDLPRIAAGYEQFLRRWTGSAPGEPGDELSRRIRLGAEWLLLIRRDPVLPPALLPPDWPGTRAAALFRTLRHEWTRPAEELAGGLLESLVDD, translated from the coding sequence GTGCTGCGCGACGGCCAGCGCAAGCTCGACGGCGACGTCGTCGACCGGCACTGGGACGGCCGGTGGACGCTGCTGACGTTCTCGGTGCCGGAAACCCGGCGCGCGGACCGGTACGCCCTGCGCACCCGGCTGGGCTGGTTCGGGTTCGGCCCGCTGCGCAGCGGGCTGTGGGTCTCGGCCTCGGCCGCCGACATCGCACCGGCACTGGCCGAACTCGACCTCCTCGACCACGCCGAGGTGTTCCGCGCCGAGCCGTTCATGTGGACCGACCCGGCGCGCATCGCCCGCGAAGCCTGGGACCTGCCCCGGATCGCGGCCGGCTACGAGCAGTTCCTCCGCCGCTGGACCGGCAGCGCACCCGGCGAGCCCGGCGACGAGCTGTCCCGCCGCATCCGGCTGGGCGCGGAATGGCTCCTGCTGATCCGCCGTGACCCGGTCCTGCCGCCGGCACTGCTGCCACCGGACTGGCCGGGCACGCGCGCCGCGGCGCTGTTCCGGACCCTGCGTCACGAATGGACGCGCCCGGCCGAGGAGCTGGCGGGCGGCCTCCTCGAGTCCCTCGTCGACGACTGA
- a CDS encoding alpha/beta hydrolase family esterase: MSGFRTAFVTIASALLMAVTAVVPAPASAASLVEVTGFGNNPGGMRMHVYVPDTRPANPAIVVAMHGCGGSGPGFYSGSEFASLANRYGFLVIYPSAQQQAGFGNCFDTWSDAAKRRGGGSDPVSIVSMVTYAEQHYGGDPNRVFATGSSSGGMMTNEMLALYPDVFKAGAAFMGVPFGCFANAADFPPWSSKCTGGGGANRTPQQWGDAVRQAYPGYTGPRPRVQLWHGTADPLVPYALLQEEIEQWTNVFGLSQTPTSADTPQAGWNRRRYADGSGTVRVEAYSIQGAGHSLPATGMAAAAVTFFGLSG; the protein is encoded by the coding sequence ATGAGTGGATTCAGAACGGCGTTCGTGACCATCGCCAGTGCCCTGCTGATGGCCGTCACGGCCGTGGTCCCGGCCCCGGCGTCGGCCGCTTCGCTGGTGGAAGTGACCGGCTTCGGGAACAACCCGGGCGGGATGCGCATGCACGTCTACGTGCCCGACACGCGGCCGGCCAACCCCGCGATCGTGGTCGCCATGCACGGCTGCGGCGGTTCGGGACCCGGCTTCTACTCCGGCAGCGAGTTCGCCTCGCTGGCCAACCGCTACGGGTTCCTCGTCATCTACCCCAGCGCCCAGCAGCAGGCCGGGTTCGGGAACTGCTTCGACACCTGGTCCGACGCGGCGAAGCGCCGGGGCGGCGGCAGCGACCCGGTTTCGATCGTCTCGATGGTGACCTACGCCGAACAGCACTACGGCGGCGACCCGAACCGCGTCTTCGCCACCGGTTCATCTTCCGGCGGCATGATGACCAACGAGATGCTCGCCCTCTACCCGGACGTGTTCAAGGCGGGCGCGGCGTTCATGGGCGTCCCCTTCGGCTGCTTCGCGAACGCCGCCGACTTCCCGCCGTGGAGCAGCAAGTGCACCGGTGGCGGCGGGGCGAACCGCACGCCCCAGCAGTGGGGTGACGCGGTCCGCCAGGCCTACCCCGGCTACACCGGTCCCCGCCCGCGCGTCCAGCTGTGGCACGGCACCGCCGACCCGCTGGTGCCGTATGCGCTGCTGCAGGAGGAAATCGAGCAGTGGACCAACGTGTTCGGGCTGAGCCAGACGCCGACGTCCGCCGACACCCCGCAGGCCGGCTGGAACCGCCGCCGCTACGCCGACGGCTCCGGCACGGTCCGGGTGGAGGCCTACAGCATCCAGGGTGCCGGGCACAGCCTGCCCGCGACCGGGATGGCCGCGGCCGCCGTCACCTTCTTCGGGCTGAGCGGCTGA
- a CDS encoding sensor histidine kinase produces the protein MTARGRLTILYAALVFAAGTLLTTLTYLLLRGNGGHRISVVTLGPSPAGPDAIPPLPPSVTAVTLTGFITQAAIALAVVTALAAVAGWLVAGRVLRPIRTISATAQRLSAENLSERVPVTTPLDELATLAGTVNGMLDRISDGVAERDRVLASQRLFTANAAHELRTPLTTMRTAIDVTLDSRPGTAELLAMAADVRTAVEQSRRTLDGLLALARSQAGAGVRHRVDLAEVVANSLDGVDLTVRADLRPAPVRGDPVLLDRLCGNLVDNAVRHNRSGGHVEVATGGTDGRAFLRIGNSGVPIPPEAVDRLREPFVRGDGTRIHTGRGTGLGLSIVDAIVAAHRGELTLAARPAGGLDVVVHLPSGEHLG, from the coding sequence CCCTCTTGACCACGCTCACCTACCTGCTGCTGCGCGGGAACGGCGGCCATCGGATCTCGGTCGTCACGCTCGGCCCGTCGCCGGCGGGGCCGGACGCGATACCGCCGTTGCCGCCATCGGTCACGGCGGTCACCCTCACCGGCTTCATCACGCAGGCCGCGATCGCGCTCGCGGTGGTGACGGCGCTCGCCGCGGTCGCCGGGTGGCTGGTGGCCGGGCGGGTGCTGCGGCCCATCCGCACGATCTCCGCCACCGCACAACGGCTTTCGGCGGAGAACCTGTCCGAGCGGGTGCCGGTCACCACGCCCCTCGACGAGCTCGCCACCTTGGCCGGCACCGTCAACGGGATGCTGGACCGCATTTCCGACGGCGTCGCCGAACGCGACCGCGTGCTCGCGAGCCAACGCCTGTTCACCGCCAACGCCGCCCACGAACTGCGCACCCCGCTGACCACCATGCGCACCGCCATCGACGTCACCCTCGACAGCCGGCCCGGTACCGCGGAACTGCTGGCCATGGCCGCCGACGTCCGGACCGCCGTCGAGCAGAGCCGGCGCACCCTCGACGGGCTCTTGGCGCTGGCCCGCAGCCAGGCCGGCGCCGGTGTCCGGCACCGCGTCGACCTCGCCGAGGTTGTGGCCAACAGCCTCGACGGGGTTGACCTCACCGTGCGGGCCGACCTGCGGCCCGCGCCGGTCCGCGGTGACCCGGTCCTGCTGGACCGCCTGTGCGGCAACCTGGTCGACAACGCCGTTCGCCACAACCGGTCCGGAGGCCACGTCGAGGTCGCCACCGGCGGCACCGACGGGCGGGCGTTCCTGCGCATCGGGAACAGCGGCGTGCCGATCCCGCCGGAGGCCGTCGACCGGCTCCGGGAGCCGTTCGTCCGCGGCGACGGCACCCGGATCCACACCGGCCGCGGGACCGGCCTCGGACTGTCCATCGTGGACGCGATCGTCGCCGCGCACCGGGGGGAGCTCACCCTCGCCGCTCGTCCGGCCGGTGGGCTGGACGTCGTCGTCCACCTCCCGTCCGGCGAACACCTCGGCTGA